The proteins below are encoded in one region of Legionella antarctica:
- a CDS encoding LegC2/C7 family Dot/Icm T4SS effector — translation MTGTTGNTTQEEKMSRDSLSENSEHLSKNINQILVTQHNVEQIKKNIERLIEAQAQNPSLFSRISQYWGTLPLWKKISAGVILIAPTLIIGIAAQVPVLLTICFFTLFTYSLFSYLFDNHHNQNEANAHRLQKSISSLVDTLESVIVSLTLLHEQLAEQIELFQQENEHLTLQISQLTEQIVTLSNQTKQLMETEHNLRTTQKELEQSSKTLESSLTQQSELLQKSQKKLVKVTQDYEKTQSELSEKVIELSHIKVAMNLAVEKAKHTVGTLQGTVEMLTNNVIADGERRSSFQQRLNDFLNNKEKSFDQVAERICDAEHKLAFLSERLKDCNLRYQELLDQQEHHVERLQGIKERPLPEHQTRILNQATNLNILGIYAVDVPLSQPDTEFTPYNKTTLVH, via the coding sequence ATGACAGGCACAACAGGCAATACAACCCAGGAAGAAAAAATGAGTCGGGATTCTTTAAGTGAAAACAGCGAGCACTTATCTAAAAACATCAATCAAATCCTGGTGACCCAACACAATGTAGAGCAAATAAAAAAAAACATAGAGCGACTAATTGAAGCTCAAGCACAAAATCCCAGTCTATTTTCACGTATCTCACAATATTGGGGTACATTACCTTTATGGAAAAAAATTAGTGCTGGAGTTATTTTAATTGCTCCCACATTAATCATTGGTATAGCTGCACAAGTACCTGTGCTACTCACTATCTGTTTTTTTACTTTGTTTACATACAGTTTATTCAGCTATCTTTTTGATAATCATCACAATCAGAATGAGGCGAATGCTCATCGTTTGCAAAAAAGTATTTCATCTCTTGTTGATACTTTAGAAAGCGTAATCGTATCTTTGACGTTGCTACACGAACAGCTAGCGGAACAAATAGAACTTTTCCAACAGGAAAATGAGCATTTAACACTTCAGATAAGTCAATTGACCGAACAAATTGTTACGTTATCCAATCAAACAAAACAATTGATGGAAACGGAACATAACCTGCGCACCACCCAAAAAGAACTGGAGCAATCTTCAAAAACTTTGGAGAGTTCCCTCACGCAACAATCTGAATTACTGCAAAAGAGCCAAAAAAAATTGGTGAAGGTCACCCAGGATTATGAAAAAACTCAATCAGAATTATCTGAAAAAGTTATTGAGTTAAGCCATATCAAAGTAGCCATGAATCTAGCAGTTGAAAAAGCAAAGCATACAGTGGGAACCCTACAAGGTACTGTTGAAATGTTAACCAATAATGTGATTGCAGATGGGGAGCGACGCTCTTCTTTTCAACAAAGATTAAATGATTTTCTAAACAACAAGGAAAAAAGTTTTGACCAGGTAGCAGAACGTATTTGTGACGCGGAACACAAGTTAGCTTTTCTTTCAGAACGGTTAAAGGACTGCAATCTAAGATATCAGGAGTTACTCGATCAACAAGAACATCACGTCGAGCGTTTACAAGGAATTAAAGAACGTCCATTACCTGAACATCAGACTCGAATCCTAAACCAGGCAACGAACCTTAATATTTTGGGCATCTATGCTGTAGATGTCCCTCTTTCACAACCAGATACAGAATTTACTCCCTATAACAAAACTACTCTGGTTCACTAA
- a CDS encoding IS3 family transposase, whose protein sequence is MNFSLDEKRVMIDPLAELTIREQCLLLDLPVSSYYYSAKPISVEDEALMALLDEHYLQYPCEGKIKRARWLSKEVGYPVGKRRVKKLMEMMGLSTVYPKPNTSVPNKEHEVFPYLLKEVDITKPNQVWAADITYIRMKGKHVYLVAIMDWYSRYVIGWAISPTMEAEFCIEALRNALLHSRCEIFNTDQGSQFTSKDWINTLKSHHISISMDGRGRYLDNIFIERLWRSVKQEKIYRYDFDTIEEVELALTEYFEYYNNRRLHQSFNYLTPAEVYYGRKRP, encoded by the coding sequence GAACAATGCTTGCTATTAGACTTGCCTGTTTCAAGTTATTATTATAGTGCCAAGCCCATTTCTGTCGAAGATGAAGCGCTTATGGCGCTACTTGATGAGCACTATCTGCAGTATCCATGTGAAGGTAAAATTAAGCGGGCAAGATGGCTGTCAAAAGAAGTAGGCTATCCTGTTGGTAAACGTCGAGTAAAAAAGTTGATGGAAATGATGGGGTTATCGACTGTTTACCCAAAGCCAAATACAAGCGTTCCCAATAAGGAGCATGAGGTGTTCCCTTATTTATTAAAAGAGGTGGATATCACCAAACCAAATCAGGTTTGGGCCGCAGATATCACCTACATCCGCATGAAAGGAAAGCATGTGTATTTAGTAGCTATTATGGACTGGTATAGTCGTTATGTGATTGGATGGGCTATTTCACCTACTATGGAGGCTGAATTTTGTATTGAGGCGCTTAGAAACGCTTTGCTGCATTCGCGTTGTGAGATCTTTAACACGGATCAGGGTTCTCAATTTACCTCAAAAGATTGGATAAATACGCTAAAATCTCACCACATTTCTATCAGCATGGATGGGCGAGGACGTTATTTAGATAATATATTTATCGAGCGATTGTGGCGTAGTGTTAAGCAAGAAAAAATCTACCGGTATGATTTTGATACAATTGAAGAGGTTGAGCTGGCCTTAACGGAGTATTTTGAGTATTATAATAACCGAAGGCTTCACCAGTCCTTTAATTATTTAACGCCCGCAGAGGTGTATTATGGCCGGAAAAGACCATAA
- a CDS encoding AAA family ATPase: MPITSNYTLQVESSERTYCSTANNGGVIDVGRMLQNKPFWRQPQGMTLEMNKTLIINDPAIACWDHNQCIVAAERFNVLQQEGFKIYFYRKGAFSELNTSSLKSPKSIVDATPVTDLQISQLAAIKLRLSYDHLLVLNHEHLVALMQGTDDDWLNLNSFQHIDLRETNINTASLTTLLKTFGDRIKSLNLSRCVNLKEGTLPGDIDLVSMEELIITDEFDNKCTIPALNQEYSPRENNLSADSIKHLLQSTRILKTLKLGRGFNRIRDIITDLEFPFLERIDLSSSNITSMSLNTLLAKTTCIKELNLSDCMKLDDNQLFDHLNTGLLETLDLSGSNITCHSLGRLLAKATQLKILDLNSCYGLDDEPLPNDFDLSALETLNLSRSNITSQSLGRLLAKVTKLTILDLRGCLHLEDNSLPNHLNLASLEELDLNGTNITSQSLGRILSKATKLKILDLRDCEELYNNPLPEYLDLSSLETLDLGGTNNISSQSLGRLLAKATKLKILDLSGSEVTIQSLGTIVAKTTKLTKLDLSSCNILVKNQLPVNVDLSALETLDLTRSSITSQSLGIILAKASQLKVLNLTNCYQLANNPLLHDLDLFNLENLSLSHSNMTSQTLGRILAKTTQLKVLDLTNCNNLDDTSLPHNLDFSSLEELDLRDSNIGCQSLGSILAQATKLRMLDLTRCPYLADNQIPDYLSFSSLEELDLSGSNLTSQSLGRILANTKKLTKLNLSGCDNLANKQLPNDLDLPTLETLDLTRSSITSQSLGRILAKTTQLKILNLTNCYNLDDNQLANDLNLSSLETLNLSHSNITCQSLGRILAKATKLKVLNLTNCSNLGDNQLPQDLNLSSLEELDLTESKINCQSLDRILVKTTKLTKLNLGDCNNLADIQLPKDLDLLSLEMLNLSGSNITGLSLGRLMAKATKLKILDLRGCRNLDVNQITNDLNLYALKKLDLSRSKITSLSLGRILARTTKLKILNLSDCSHLAETQLPNNLDLSNLESLSLSNITSQSLVRLLTKTMNLKKLKLKNCHNIAPIQLPNEFDLPALKTLNLNHSNMTSQYLNRILANTTRLKKLKLKNCYNLANIQLPNELDLSSLKELNLAGSSITSDPLYRILAKTTAKLTKLELKNRHNLDESDFTDNMDREPLGQITLEKSAISPDLLKKIKAKALHQITTDYPGELSSIPTSSDKSISNVRSADDTKSLDADTQFNPNLQLHLTRIFYAKDEKNHPCPTEYRLEAFNKITVNDAQCGLNNAFNLSNISLDVNIEARNITRSLEDLKSQLTEENQYYGIQKINLSTTWQFLASLDAEEIMTHYHLSHPDEVEIGYSTRDNMYCIRRSPDSSQTNNPITIGFILNIPQKRSQDSFPHGIQQKIGECSEFTAKPLKITQDHPTGADYLSALQEQKVGACRHRALIFKAWMDEHHPAFKTRIINNDCHSYVETKHQEHWITCNLGGYPADLMIDEPKKPERIPKKYFQPDNVEEKFPLQTHLYMQHLLSSPGIKKLIHVSSSQSLNGFRHHLQQQCKSTSRPCFYIHSPQDLICSAPYIKRDGTTGLIKRGPGGPLHQFLMEHSKDGSNPVLIVNYDRFSATDIVRFNALLDKERLADGSPLPEKATVIGLMNPNKPGAYHGADFRSRFAAIRTNKLPDGNLVIPPVTTEERNLTQDAYSINLYGGADWEDRLLGHWVLQGNTLQFVEGALLAALKNKNSTIELKNAPWANEAFQCFWQGALLFGSFQSQGRRYQLPKDFKLHKSEGYSFHNMNITINEDEDIPTDALALNRGTLAHFLSQYHCDNARKTIQYGEGLLALNHNNTVSLYLSDSLSLSSWALFLDACQQHKVSINLTLAPGVTLPKELAIDTKKRTAAAGLPWSSEHLPDTACVHSTDMDVTLATMSDESAIIIDVSEVLPANLLMRLDGTFDDKTLTFSFNEQEGALLSAIKANKNVILKGRIQEDLRHALANFLLQRQHDPKPKGRLIVICDQAHLFPMVSSFTHEVRLDEKEQLLLPHQFSRELIAKHSASELQAMTRHQKLHPDEPGENAWQGLRTISLSVTPGEVDLNDAEQVAAEFDEQRLNKVAQVLMQSPFVFLAGMTGVGKTTFIHEVWKKIHSRLYLGEASLLAWAKDTNSGIKTLFIDEANISSRQWSDFEGLFHKPPRILIGNQVITLSEQHKVIFAGNPLSYGGDRQIPSLFARHGNSLIFDPMPPAYLYVKLLKPILDNSELNSKELAQSILEAAQYLSALDRTTVLITPRELSMMALLTVSYCKQNPESDSIEVARYYAYNLAKNYVPDHAKQAFQIRFKPQEALQRNAIEKPDKLLITTTNQPAFETLCDLLNLRALRQMKSIQPEGGLGGLILEGEPGLGKTELVVKTLLAHGLEKGNINDQALDKQVFYVMPVSMALAEKEKMLLKAFHEGAPVVIDEINSAPMMERLLNDLLMGKDPNGNLANKPGFMVIGTQNPPTMAGRTSTSTALEHRMLQITLTQYPKNEMIEILTYKGLPQNISQDMVEEFLSLQQKSLQESSPTLCFRDLLQRAEQELLALSKLSQAVRTSNKLEINIDTKAEAMWDSSCTLFRPMQYSSPRITDAFKLSSTIEEFYGTDSEVSSP, from the coding sequence GTGCCAATAACGAGCAACTACACACTTCAAGTCGAATCCTCAGAAAGAACGTACTGTAGTACAGCTAATAATGGTGGCGTTATTGATGTGGGGCGTATGTTGCAGAATAAGCCTTTTTGGCGACAACCTCAGGGTATGACCCTGGAGATGAACAAAACTCTAATAATCAATGATCCAGCTATAGCTTGCTGGGACCATAATCAGTGTATCGTAGCAGCAGAGCGATTTAACGTATTGCAGCAAGAAGGATTTAAAATTTATTTTTATCGAAAAGGTGCCTTCTCTGAACTTAATACATCTTCATTAAAATCCCCCAAATCAATAGTTGATGCAACACCTGTAACTGACCTGCAAATTAGCCAACTTGCTGCAATAAAACTTCGCTTAAGCTATGATCACTTGTTGGTACTCAATCACGAACACCTTGTTGCATTAATGCAGGGTACTGATGATGACTGGTTAAATTTGAACTCTTTTCAGCATATAGATCTTCGAGAAACCAATATAAATACAGCTTCATTAACCACATTACTTAAAACCTTTGGGGATAGGATTAAATCTCTAAACCTGTCTCGTTGTGTCAATCTTAAAGAAGGCACGCTTCCTGGCGACATTGATTTAGTGAGCATGGAAGAGTTAATTATAACTGATGAATTTGATAACAAGTGCACTATCCCGGCTTTAAATCAAGAATACAGCCCAAGAGAAAACAATCTGAGTGCAGACTCTATAAAACATCTACTCCAGTCCACCCGTATCCTTAAAACACTTAAATTAGGTCGAGGCTTTAATCGTATAAGAGATATCATTACTGATTTAGAGTTCCCCTTCCTGGAAAGGATCGATTTATCGAGCTCGAACATCACGAGCATGTCTTTAAACACACTTTTGGCTAAAACGACATGTATTAAAGAGCTTAATTTAAGTGATTGCATGAAACTTGACGATAACCAGTTGTTTGATCACTTGAACACTGGCTTACTGGAAACGCTTGATTTAAGCGGCTCTAATATCACTTGCCATTCTTTAGGCCGGCTTCTGGCTAAGGCGACACAACTTAAAATACTTGATTTAAACTCGTGTTACGGCCTTGACGATGAACCACTACCCAACGACTTCGACCTGTCCGCTCTGGAAACCCTTAATTTAAGCCGCTCTAACATCACCAGCCAGTCATTAGGCAGGCTACTGGCCAAGGTGACAAAACTTACCATACTTGATTTAAGAGGATGCCTACACCTAGAGGATAACTCACTACCTAATCACTTGAACCTTGCCTCGCTGGAAGAGCTTGATTTAAACGGTACTAACATCACTAGCCAGTCTTTAGGCAGGATTTTGTCCAAGGCGACAAAGCTTAAAATACTTGATTTAAGAGATTGTGAGGAGCTTTACAATAACCCACTACCTGAATATTTAGACCTCTCCTCGCTGGAAACCCTTGATTTAGGCGGCACTAACAACATCAGTAGCCAATCTTTAGGCAGGCTTTTAGCCAAGGCGACAAAGCTTAAAATACTTGATTTAAGCGGCTCTGAAGTTACTATCCAATCTTTAGGCACGATTGTTGCCAAGACAACAAAACTTACAAAACTTGATTTGAGTTCTTGTAATATCCTTGTCAAAAACCAACTACCCGTTAACGTTGACCTGTCAGCCCTGGAAACGCTTGATTTGACCCGATCTAGCATTACGAGCCAGTCTTTAGGCATAATTCTTGCCAAGGCGTCACAACTTAAAGTCCTTAATTTAACCAATTGTTATCAGCTTGCCAATAACCCACTACTCCATGATTTAGACCTGTTCAACCTGGAAAATCTTAGTTTAAGCCACTCTAACATGACTAGTCAGACATTAGGCAGGATTCTTGCCAAGACGACACAACTTAAGGTACTGGATTTAACCAATTGTAATAACCTTGACGATACCTCTCTGCCCCATAACTTAGACTTCTCCTCCCTGGAAGAGCTTGATTTAAGAGACTCGAACATTGGTTGCCAATCTTTAGGCAGCATCTTAGCCCAGGCAACCAAGCTTAGAATGCTTGATTTAACACGATGTCCATATCTTGCTGATAACCAAATACCTGATTATTTATCCTTCTCCTCGCTGGAAGAGCTTGATTTAAGTGGATCTAACCTCACTAGCCAGTCGTTAGGCAGAATTCTTGCCAATACAAAAAAACTTACAAAACTTAATTTAAGTGGTTGTGATAATCTTGCCAATAAACAACTACCCAATGACTTAGACCTGCCCACCCTGGAAACGCTTGATTTAACCCGCTCTAGCATCACGAGCCAGTCTTTAGGCAGGATTCTTGCCAAGACAACACAGCTTAAAATCCTTAATTTAACCAATTGTTATAACCTTGACGATAACCAACTAGCCAATGACTTAAACCTATCCTCCCTGGAAACGCTGAATTTAAGTCACTCTAACATCACTTGCCAGTCTTTAGGCAGAATACTTGCCAAGGCGACAAAGCTTAAAGTCCTTAATTTAACCAATTGCAGTAACCTGGGCGATAACCAACTACCTCAAGACTTAAACCTTTCCTCGCTGGAAGAGCTTGATTTAACCGAATCTAAAATCAATTGCCAGTCTTTAGACAGGATTCTTGTCAAGACAACAAAGCTTACAAAACTTAATTTAGGTGATTGTAATAACCTTGCCGATATTCAACTACCCAAAGATCTAGACCTCCTCTCCTTGGAAATGCTTAATTTAAGCGGTTCTAACATCACGGGCCTGTCCTTAGGCAGGCTAATGGCCAAGGCGACAAAGCTTAAAATACTTGATTTAAGAGGATGCCGAAACCTTGATGTTAACCAAATAACCAATGACTTAAATCTGTACGCCTTGAAAAAGCTCGATTTAAGCCGTTCTAAGATCACGAGCCTGTCTCTAGGCAGGATTCTTGCCAGAACTACGAAGCTTAAAATACTTAATTTAAGTGATTGCTCTCACCTTGCCGAGACTCAACTACCCAATAATTTAGACCTGTCTAACTTGGAAAGTCTGAGCCTATCTAACATCACTAGCCAGTCTTTAGTAAGACTTCTAACCAAAACAATGAACCTTAAAAAACTTAAGTTAAAAAATTGTCATAACATTGCCCCTATTCAACTACCCAATGAATTTGACCTCCCCGCGCTGAAAACGTTAAATTTAAACCATTCTAATATGACGAGCCAGTACTTAAACAGGATTCTAGCCAATACAACCAGGCTTAAGAAACTTAAGTTAAAAAATTGTTATAACCTGGCCAATATTCAACTACCCAATGAATTAGACCTTTCCTCGCTGAAAGAGCTTAATTTAGCCGGCTCTAGCATCACGAGCGATCCCTTATACCGGATTCTGGCCAAGACAACAGCTAAGCTTACAAAACTTGAGTTAAAAAACCGTCATAACCTTGATGAATCCGACTTCACGGATAACATGGATCGTGAGCCCCTGGGCCAAATTACTCTTGAAAAGAGCGCTATCTCACCTGATCTGCTAAAAAAAATCAAGGCCAAAGCACTGCATCAAATCACCACTGATTATCCAGGAGAGCTAAGCAGCATACCCACCTCAAGTGATAAAAGTATCAGTAACGTTCGAAGTGCTGACGACACTAAAAGTCTTGATGCAGATACTCAGTTTAATCCCAACTTACAGCTCCACCTGACACGAATCTTTTATGCTAAGGATGAAAAAAATCACCCTTGTCCGACCGAGTACCGACTCGAGGCTTTTAATAAAATTACAGTGAATGACGCCCAGTGTGGGCTCAATAATGCATTTAACTTAAGTAACATTAGTCTTGATGTAAACATTGAAGCACGCAATATTACGCGAAGCCTCGAGGACCTAAAATCGCAACTGACTGAGGAGAATCAATACTACGGCATTCAGAAAATAAACCTCAGTACCACATGGCAATTTCTGGCTTCTCTGGATGCCGAAGAGATCATGACGCATTATCACCTGAGCCATCCCGATGAGGTGGAAATTGGTTATTCAACGCGTGACAATATGTATTGTATACGCAGATCGCCGGACTCAAGCCAGACCAATAATCCAATTACCATTGGGTTCATTCTCAATATACCCCAAAAAAGGAGTCAGGATTCATTTCCTCATGGCATTCAACAAAAGATAGGTGAGTGCAGCGAGTTTACAGCCAAACCTTTAAAAATAACCCAGGATCATCCAACAGGAGCAGACTATCTCTCAGCCCTGCAAGAGCAAAAGGTCGGAGCTTGCCGGCACCGAGCCTTGATATTTAAAGCATGGATGGATGAGCATCACCCCGCTTTTAAAACCCGTATTATTAATAATGACTGCCATAGTTATGTCGAGACCAAACACCAGGAGCACTGGATTACCTGTAATTTAGGGGGCTATCCAGCAGACTTGATGATTGATGAGCCCAAGAAACCTGAACGCATCCCAAAGAAGTATTTTCAACCAGACAATGTAGAGGAAAAATTTCCACTTCAAACACATCTCTACATGCAGCATCTGTTGTCTTCACCAGGTATTAAAAAATTAATTCATGTGTCCAGTTCTCAAAGTCTTAATGGCTTTCGCCATCATCTGCAACAGCAATGTAAGAGTACGTCAAGACCATGCTTCTATATCCATTCGCCACAAGATTTGATTTGCTCCGCGCCTTATATTAAACGAGATGGAACTACAGGCCTAATCAAAAGAGGCCCGGGCGGTCCTTTGCATCAATTTTTAATGGAGCACAGCAAAGACGGCAGTAACCCTGTATTAATTGTGAACTACGACCGCTTTAGTGCCACTGACATCGTGCGCTTTAACGCCTTGCTGGATAAGGAGCGTTTAGCGGATGGCAGTCCTTTACCCGAAAAAGCAACGGTGATTGGTTTAATGAACCCCAATAAACCCGGTGCCTATCATGGCGCTGATTTTCGCTCACGGTTTGCTGCGATTCGTACCAATAAATTGCCTGACGGGAACCTGGTTATTCCACCAGTTACTACAGAAGAACGTAATTTAACACAGGATGCTTACAGTATTAACCTCTATGGTGGTGCTGATTGGGAAGACCGTCTTCTAGGGCATTGGGTCTTGCAGGGGAATACGCTTCAATTCGTTGAAGGCGCATTGCTTGCAGCGCTTAAAAATAAAAATTCAACTATTGAATTAAAAAACGCGCCTTGGGCTAATGAGGCATTTCAATGCTTTTGGCAAGGGGCATTATTGTTTGGCTCCTTTCAAAGTCAAGGGAGACGTTATCAGTTGCCCAAGGATTTTAAGCTCCACAAGAGTGAAGGCTACTCATTCCATAACATGAACATTACGATTAATGAAGACGAGGATATTCCTACCGATGCCCTTGCTTTAAATCGCGGGACGCTGGCTCATTTTTTAAGCCAATATCATTGTGATAATGCAAGAAAAACCATCCAATACGGAGAAGGACTCCTTGCTCTAAATCATAACAACACAGTATCTCTTTATTTAAGCGACTCCCTGAGCTTAAGTTCCTGGGCGCTCTTTTTAGATGCCTGTCAACAACACAAGGTTTCTATTAATCTAACCCTAGCTCCAGGTGTGACGTTACCCAAAGAGCTTGCCATCGACACTAAAAAAAGAACAGCAGCAGCTGGGCTCCCGTGGTCTTCTGAACACCTGCCGGATACAGCTTGCGTACACAGCACCGATATGGACGTCACTTTAGCTACTATGAGTGACGAATCAGCGATCATCATTGACGTGTCCGAAGTATTGCCAGCTAATCTTTTAATGAGGCTTGATGGGACCTTTGATGATAAAACCTTAACCTTTAGTTTTAATGAGCAAGAAGGTGCCTTGTTATCCGCTATTAAGGCCAATAAAAACGTCATTTTAAAAGGACGGATTCAGGAAGATTTACGCCATGCTTTAGCCAATTTTTTATTGCAACGACAACACGACCCAAAACCAAAGGGTCGTTTAATCGTGATATGCGACCAAGCTCATTTATTTCCTATGGTTTCTTCATTTACCCATGAAGTGCGCCTTGATGAAAAAGAGCAACTGTTACTACCTCATCAGTTCTCCAGAGAGCTGATTGCAAAGCACTCTGCTTCTGAACTTCAGGCCATGACACGACATCAAAAACTGCATCCTGATGAACCAGGAGAAAATGCGTGGCAGGGATTAAGAACGATATCCCTCTCTGTCACTCCTGGAGAAGTTGACCTAAACGATGCAGAGCAAGTAGCCGCAGAGTTCGATGAGCAGCGCCTAAACAAAGTGGCTCAGGTTTTAATGCAGTCCCCTTTCGTATTTCTTGCTGGAATGACCGGAGTTGGGAAAACCACGTTCATCCATGAAGTATGGAAGAAAATTCACAGCAGGCTTTATCTTGGAGAAGCAAGTCTACTCGCTTGGGCTAAAGATACAAATTCGGGTATTAAAACCCTATTTATTGATGAAGCCAATATCTCATCTCGGCAATGGAGTGATTTTGAGGGGTTGTTTCATAAACCGCCAAGAATATTAATTGGCAACCAGGTCATAACCCTTAGTGAACAGCATAAGGTCATTTTCGCAGGAAATCCACTGTCCTACGGTGGCGATCGCCAAATCCCTTCCTTGTTTGCACGCCATGGTAACAGCCTTATTTTTGACCCCATGCCCCCTGCTTATTTGTATGTAAAGCTCCTCAAGCCCATTTTAGATAACTCCGAATTAAACAGTAAAGAACTGGCACAATCTATTCTTGAAGCTGCTCAGTACCTCAGCGCTCTTGATAGGACAACAGTATTAATCACCCCACGCGAATTAAGCATGATGGCTTTACTCACCGTAAGCTACTGCAAACAAAATCCTGAATCCGATTCAATTGAAGTGGCTCGATATTATGCCTATAACTTGGCTAAAAACTACGTTCCTGATCACGCTAAACAGGCTTTTCAAATCCGATTCAAGCCCCAAGAGGCACTGCAGCGAAATGCGATTGAAAAGCCTGATAAGCTCCTTATCACCACCACCAATCAGCCCGCTTTTGAGACCCTTTGCGACTTATTGAATTTAAGAGCCTTGCGTCAAATGAAAAGCATTCAACCAGAGGGTGGTCTTGGCGGTCTCATTCTTGAAGGCGAGCCGGGTCTTGGCAAAACAGAACTCGTAGTTAAAACATTGCTCGCTCACGGCCTGGAAAAAGGCAATATCAATGACCAAGCGCTGGATAAACAGGTTTTTTATGTAATGCCGGTAAGCATGGCATTGGCTGAAAAGGAGAAAATGTTATTAAAAGCCTTTCACGAAGGTGCGCCTGTAGTTATTGATGAAATTAATAGCGCTCCTATGATGGAGCGCTTGCTAAATGATTTATTAATGGGAAAAGATCCCAATGGTAATCTCGCCAATAAACCAGGATTTATGGTGATTGGAACCCAAAATCCTCCTACCATGGCTGGCCGCACATCCACCAGTACTGCCCTCGAACATCGAATGCTACAAATCACTCTCACCCAATATCCCAAAAACGAAATGATTGAAATCCTGACTTACAAGGGTTTACCTCAAAATATCAGTCAGGATATGGTAGAGGAATTTCTAAGCCTACAGCAAAAATCACTGCAGGAATCATCCCCAACCCTATGCTTTCGCGATTTACTACAGCGAGCGGAGCAAGAGCTACTTGCTTTATCAAAATTAAGCCAAGCCGTTAGGACCTCAAATAAACTTGAAATAAATATTGATACAAAAGCAGAGGCTATGTGGGATAGCAGCTGTACTCTATTTCGGCCTATGCAATATAGCTCACCTCGCATCACAGATGCTTTTAAACTATCCAGTACTATTGAGGAGTTTTATGGCACCGATTCAGAGGTATCATCACCGTAA
- a CDS encoding class II glutamine amidotransferase, with amino-acid sequence MYNPDNSLITQSYNPKLMPHMMLNLAGFGMAAWDDSFYSSELPFLYRSNYLPFYDENLKSISMKVKSRCLIAHIRGVEYSDKSVVSKENVHPFLFDNTTIAFAHNGSLAGFEDIRYEIASYSKPEFKKQIRGTTDSEWMYALFLSLLPEKKVLGVNDIFDGILSLIDRLVFIRKKHSITLSSPLNFFISNGSFIVATRFVLNYGHYSAKQLLSPHMIYHSLWYTHGESYGFDDEGYKMKMGKNKNSIIISSEPLTEDSTTWIEIPEYSFIGATLEKDKVQIKSLDIV; translated from the coding sequence TTGTACAATCCTGATAATTCTTTAATAACCCAGAGTTATAATCCTAAATTAATGCCCCATATGATGTTAAATCTTGCTGGTTTTGGGATGGCTGCTTGGGATGACTCTTTTTATAGCTCGGAGCTTCCCTTTTTATATCGTAGTAACTACCTCCCTTTTTATGACGAAAATCTTAAAAGTATATCAATGAAAGTAAAATCTCGGTGCCTTATTGCTCACATACGGGGAGTAGAGTATAGCGATAAAAGTGTTGTATCTAAGGAAAACGTTCATCCTTTTCTTTTTGATAACACGACTATTGCTTTTGCCCATAATGGCTCGCTTGCTGGATTTGAGGATATTCGTTATGAAATTGCATCTTACTCAAAGCCTGAATTTAAAAAACAGATCAGGGGTACTACTGATAGCGAATGGATGTATGCTTTATTCCTGTCCCTGTTACCAGAAAAGAAAGTGCTGGGTGTCAATGATATTTTTGATGGTATTCTTTCGTTGATCGACAGATTGGTATTCATACGAAAGAAACACAGCATTACGCTTTCATCGCCACTTAACTTTTTTATATCAAATGGCTCATTTATAGTAGCAACACGCTTTGTACTAAATTATGGGCATTACTCTGCCAAACAATTATTATCCCCTCATATGATTTATCACTCACTTTGGTATACCCATGGTGAGAGTTATGGCTTCGATGACGAAGGATATAAAATGAAAATGGGAAAAAATAAAAACAGTATTATTATTTCATCCGAACCATTAACTGAAGATTCAACAACCTGGATTGAAATTCCTGAGTACTCATTTATAGGGGCTACCCTTGAGAAAGACAAGGTGCAAATTAAATCTTTGGATATTGTTTAG